In Cryptococcus neoformans var. grubii H99 chromosome 9, complete sequence, a genomic segment contains:
- a CDS encoding urate oxidase — MSQPGYLSAACYGKDLVKVARVVRDGEQHHIVEYTLRVLLEGEIEASYTKADNSCVVATDTVKNTCNIFAKTSPYVLDAPVFALHLGLHFVTKYKHIHKCFVDIIGLKWSRISVDGKPHKWSFVRDGDEKAIVECAVDGTAGPDAATADLKIGIKDLLVLKTSGSAFENFHRDENTTLADVADRIFSTSVSVQCSISLPPNTPLTIGNLASIAKDLDFPKMKELILKDVLDTFATDESASVQATLYLTLQKILTSCPAVKDASMQLPNKHYIPVNLSAFDLDNNLGYEGGAEVFYPAADPSGYITATVTRK, encoded by the exons AACACCATATCGTTGAGTACACCCTCCGAG TCCTTCTTGAGGGCGAAATTGAGGCCTCTTACACCAAGGCCGACAACTCCTGCGTCGTTGCTACCGACACTG TAAAGAACACTTGCAACA TCTTTGCCAAAACCTCCCCGTACGTTCTTGATGCCCCTGTCTTTGCCCTCCATCTTGGTTTGCACTTTGTCACCAAATACAAGCACATCCACAAGTGTTTTGTGGACATAATTGGCCTTAAATGGAGCCGTATCTCT GTCGACGGCAAGCCTCACAAATGGTCCTTCGTGCGAGACGGTGACGAAAAGGCGATTGTTGAATGCGCCGTGGATGGCACTGCCGGCCCCGACGCTGCCACCGCGGACTTGAAGATTGGTATCAAGGATCTTCTTG TTTTGAAGACGAGCGGATCAGCTTTCGAAAACTTCCACCGAGATGAGAACACCACCCTTGCTG ATGTTGCAGACCGTATTTTCTCTACATCCGTCTCTGTCCAATGCTCtatttcccttcctccaaatACTCCTCTCACCATCGGCAATCTCGCGTCCATTGCCAAGGATCTCGATTTCCCTaagatgaaggagcttATCCTCAAGGATGTCCTCGACACTTTTGCTACGGACGAAAGCGCCAGTGTCCAAGCGACTCTTTACCTCACCCTCCAGAAGATTTTGACTTCATGCCCTGCCGTCAAGGACGCCTCTATGCAGTTGCCCAACAAGCACTACAT ACCTGTCAACCTTAGTGCTTTTGACTTGGACAACAATTTGGGTTACGAAGGTGGTGCTGAAGTCTTTTACCCTGCTGCCGACCCCAGCGGTTACATCACGGCCACTGTCACCAGGAAGTAA